The following are encoded together in the Capsulimonas corticalis genome:
- a CDS encoding Ppx/GppA phosphatase family protein has product MRIFAAMDIGTNSIRLAVVELQEGLAWNVLASQKQVVRLGEGEFDETSKNRSKKAGAEPRHKLTDEAIARGALVCARFAEVARGYGATEIVALATAAAREAENRDEFVDQVRELADLDVRVISGQEEARLIYLGVSSGVDLPANKKALFIDIGGGSTELIVGDSSRFYYLDSLKLGAIRLTSGFVADPTRPVTPANWALLQREVQSALAPAARAIAAEGFSVMYGSSGTATNLAEIAAHASGAAIPTSFRNHEFLLTDLQAITKRLCALPMDQRRRVPGINPERADIIIGGAAILQTVMETVGATSIRISDRGLREGIVVDHLRREAGGATLQEAVGARRGSIQQLMRATNVDEAHALHIVRLSLRLFDQWKALGLHDYGRSRELLEYAALLHDCGFFISHTDHQQHSYYIIRHSELLGFNDREVEIMACLALYHRKSVPRLKHPTFANLDAKTRRLVKTLSCALRLAEALDRGHLAQVKDVRCERLAKPDRIRMTLVSSSDAQLEFWAALAQAPAFEKTFGLPLDVQVASA; this is encoded by the coding sequence ATGCGTATTTTTGCGGCCATGGATATTGGAACGAATTCGATCCGTCTTGCAGTCGTCGAACTGCAGGAAGGTCTTGCCTGGAATGTGCTCGCATCGCAGAAGCAAGTGGTGCGGCTGGGCGAAGGCGAATTTGACGAAACATCGAAGAACCGGTCGAAGAAGGCCGGGGCGGAGCCTCGCCATAAGCTGACCGATGAGGCGATCGCGCGCGGCGCGCTGGTCTGCGCCCGCTTCGCCGAAGTGGCGCGCGGATACGGGGCGACGGAGATCGTTGCGCTCGCGACGGCGGCGGCTCGCGAGGCGGAAAACCGCGACGAGTTTGTCGATCAAGTGCGGGAACTGGCTGATCTGGACGTGCGGGTCATCTCCGGCCAGGAGGAAGCGCGCCTGATCTATCTGGGCGTCTCCAGCGGCGTCGATCTGCCGGCTAATAAAAAAGCGCTCTTTATCGACATCGGCGGCGGCTCCACCGAGCTGATCGTCGGCGACAGCAGCCGTTTCTACTATCTCGACAGCCTGAAACTGGGCGCGATCCGTTTGACCTCGGGATTTGTCGCCGATCCGACGCGGCCGGTGACGCCGGCCAACTGGGCGCTGCTCCAGCGCGAAGTGCAGTCGGCGCTGGCGCCGGCGGCGCGCGCCATTGCCGCCGAAGGCTTTTCGGTGATGTACGGCTCCTCCGGCACCGCGACCAACCTGGCCGAGATCGCGGCGCACGCGAGCGGCGCCGCGATCCCGACTTCGTTTCGCAACCACGAGTTTCTGCTGACGGATTTGCAGGCGATTACCAAGCGGCTATGCGCGCTGCCGATGGATCAGCGGCGGCGCGTTCCGGGCATCAACCCGGAGCGCGCGGACATTATTATCGGCGGCGCGGCCATTCTCCAGACGGTGATGGAGACGGTTGGCGCGACGAGCATCCGTATCTCGGATCGGGGACTGCGCGAGGGGATTGTCGTCGACCACCTGCGCCGCGAAGCGGGCGGCGCCACCCTTCAGGAAGCGGTGGGGGCGCGGCGCGGCTCGATCCAGCAGTTGATGCGCGCGACGAATGTGGATGAAGCGCACGCCCTGCATATCGTCCGCCTTTCCCTGCGGCTTTTCGATCAGTGGAAGGCGCTGGGGCTGCATGATTACGGCCGCTCGCGCGAACTTTTGGAATACGCCGCCCTGCTGCACGACTGCGGGTTTTTCATCTCGCACACCGACCACCAGCAGCACTCGTATTATATCATCCGGCATTCGGAGCTCCTCGGGTTCAATGACCGCGAGGTCGAGATCATGGCGTGCCTGGCGCTGTACCACCGCAAGAGCGTCCCGCGCCTGAAGCACCCGACATTCGCCAATCTCGACGCCAAAACGCGACGGCTCGTCAAGACGCTTTCGTGCGCGCTGCGTCTGGCCGAGGCGCTCGACCGGGGACATCTGGCCCAGGTGAAAGACGTGCGGTGCGAGCGTCTGGCGAAACCGGATCGTATCCGTATGACATTGGTGAGCTCCAGCGACGCGCAGCTGGAGTTTTGGGCCGCGCTGGCGCAGGCCCCCGCGTTCGAGAAAACATTCGGTCTGCCCCTGGATGTTCAGGTCGCTTCGGCCTGA
- a CDS encoding endonuclease/exonuclease/phosphatase family protein, whose product MSVRIATYNIRGGLGVDNVRSLPRIADVIRGLDADVVCLQEVHQNLPWSGFANQPRRLGKLLGANVLFQRNLSLWFGGFGNAVATTAPVIHVRRHALPGGREPRGCLEVRLETRVGALTLFSTHWGLSDGERRLQALRVAELVRAAQTPVVLCGDFNEGPDAGNVRLLLEEAGLQDAGAGGGFTYPADAPRARIDFILHDDLLSADGFQVKPAIASDHFPVFVNFKRNP is encoded by the coding sequence GTGAGCGTGCGTATCGCCACGTACAACATCCGTGGCGGCCTGGGCGTGGATAACGTCCGTTCTTTGCCGCGTATCGCCGATGTCATTCGGGGGTTGGACGCCGATGTCGTCTGCCTTCAGGAAGTGCATCAGAATCTCCCCTGGTCTGGCTTCGCCAATCAGCCGCGCCGCCTGGGCAAGCTGCTCGGCGCCAACGTTCTCTTTCAGCGCAATCTTTCACTCTGGTTTGGGGGATTTGGAAACGCCGTGGCGACAACGGCGCCGGTGATCCATGTGCGGCGCCACGCGCTGCCCGGGGGGCGGGAGCCGCGCGGCTGCCTGGAAGTCCGATTGGAGACGAGGGTGGGGGCGCTGACGCTGTTCAGCACGCACTGGGGGCTGAGCGACGGCGAACGCCGATTGCAGGCGCTGCGCGTGGCGGAACTCGTCCGCGCCGCCCAAACACCGGTCGTGCTTTGCGGTGATTTCAACGAAGGTCCGGACGCCGGCAATGTGCGGCTGCTTCTGGAGGAGGCCGGGCTGCAAGACGCCGGGGCGGGGGGCGGCTTCACCTACCCGGCGGACGCGCCGCGCGCCCGGATCGACTTTATCCTTCACGACGATTTGCTGTCGGCGGACGGATTTCAGGTTAAGCCCGCCATCGCGTCGGACCACTTCCCCGTTTTTGTAAATTTTAAACGCAATCCATGA
- the def gene encoding peptide deformylase — protein sequence MAKTAAKLTELIREGDPIVKYEGEGERILRENSKPVAQFTEDIAELVSRMETIMRDANGVGLAAPQLGILKRIFVYDAGDGFHAIINPKILQRKGEQLGVEGCLSIPGLYGDVLRANEVVVKGMDQYGNPVRLREEGLGARVIQHEFDHLEGILFIDRADPDSLRWGRGEEEGDDEDEDEGEPPSTRE from the coding sequence ATGGCGAAGACCGCCGCGAAATTGACGGAACTCATTCGAGAAGGCGACCCGATCGTAAAATACGAAGGCGAAGGCGAACGGATTCTCCGCGAGAATTCCAAGCCGGTGGCGCAATTCACCGAAGACATCGCCGAACTCGTCAGCCGCATGGAAACAATCATGCGCGACGCGAACGGCGTCGGCCTCGCCGCGCCGCAGCTTGGCATTTTGAAGCGCATCTTCGTCTACGACGCCGGAGATGGGTTCCACGCCATTATCAATCCCAAGATTTTGCAGCGCAAGGGCGAGCAATTGGGCGTCGAAGGCTGTCTCTCCATACCGGGCTTGTACGGCGATGTCCTGCGCGCGAATGAAGTCGTGGTCAAGGGCATGGACCAGTACGGCAACCCGGTGCGGCTGCGCGAGGAAGGCCTGGGCGCCCGCGTCATTCAGCATGAATTCGACCATCTCGAAGGCATCCTCTTCATCGACCGCGCGGATCCGGATTCCCTGCGCTGGGGACGCGGCGAAGAGGAAGGGGACGACGAAGACGAGGATGAGGGCGAGCCCCCCAGCACGCGCGAATAA
- the priA gene encoding replication restart helicase PriA — protein MYAAVVVQLEAPGLNQPFTYRIPDAMTLQIGDAVVVPFSAQLATGYVVGLSPEPPDDIPASKIRPVTARIENGSAFDRELFELAEWVSRETLCELQEAVRLIAPEVLGSAIKTTLTLSEDWEDLLALTRSQPQHAVADALASLGGSATPAQLSRLLPTLKVGPVVAELRKKGALSETRSVSLPKARAKKVRILRLAVDLEVAEQEAARMEKTRSKRQSEMLRALIESAAPTQPLGAPPNAGIAIGPGAHASARALAEKGLAAYAEATVHRNPFRFFGMVADSAPPLTDAQAQATKEIGARIALQDGSVTLLHGVTGSGKTEVYLDLVARTLAQDQNALILLPEIGLTTQLLDLFKARFGEDDVAVLHSALSLGERYDEWQRIKSGAARVVLGARSAVFAPVARLGLIVLDEEHDGSYKQDSSPRYHARDAALRRADRSGAVVVLGSATPSLESFYRAKMGRYHLVTLSERISNRPLPPVHIVDLREEFRKKPEKRKPAAAPGAGAAEEEAPSPARSIFSVALMDAITDRLERQEQTILFLNRRGFATFLLCRDCGHTPVCPHCDVSLTYHHGARLLQCHHCDFRASAPAGCPMCGGLRIRPFGLGTEKVEDAVHQAFPEARTLRMDRDTMARKGAHAETLRAFRRGEADILIGTQIVAKGLDFPNVTLVGVVSADTALNVPDFRSGERAFQLLTQVAGRAGRGGRPGEVFVQTFSPDHASVLRAAEHDYLNFYAEEIETRQELSYPPFSHMANLVISDEDETAAAGRSQIVVETLRQAIETHDLPVTLLGPVTCPLSRLRNRYRWHIVARTPKKSTLLTALRAMLESLSASDRQGLSLDIDPLTML, from the coding sequence TTGTACGCCGCAGTCGTCGTTCAACTTGAAGCGCCCGGTCTGAACCAGCCATTCACTTACCGGATTCCGGACGCCATGACGCTCCAGATCGGAGACGCCGTGGTCGTTCCGTTCAGCGCGCAGCTGGCGACGGGCTATGTGGTGGGGCTGAGCCCGGAGCCGCCGGACGATATCCCGGCGTCCAAGATCCGGCCGGTGACGGCGCGGATCGAAAATGGATCGGCGTTCGACCGCGAGCTTTTCGAGCTCGCCGAATGGGTGTCGCGCGAGACTTTGTGTGAACTTCAGGAAGCCGTGCGGCTGATCGCTCCCGAAGTGCTGGGCAGCGCGATCAAGACAACGCTGACCCTGTCCGAGGACTGGGAAGACCTGCTGGCGCTCACGCGCTCGCAGCCGCAGCACGCCGTGGCGGACGCGCTGGCGTCGCTTGGCGGATCGGCGACGCCGGCGCAGCTCTCCCGGCTGCTGCCCACGCTCAAAGTCGGACCGGTCGTCGCGGAACTGCGCAAGAAGGGCGCCTTGAGCGAGACCCGATCGGTGAGCCTGCCCAAGGCGCGGGCGAAGAAAGTGCGGATCCTGCGACTGGCGGTCGATCTGGAAGTGGCGGAGCAGGAAGCGGCGCGGATGGAGAAGACGCGCTCCAAGCGGCAGTCGGAGATGCTGCGGGCGCTGATCGAAAGCGCCGCGCCCACGCAGCCGCTGGGCGCGCCGCCGAACGCCGGAATCGCCATCGGCCCGGGCGCGCACGCCTCCGCCCGCGCGCTCGCCGAAAAGGGGCTCGCGGCCTACGCGGAGGCGACGGTGCATCGCAATCCGTTCCGATTTTTCGGCATGGTCGCCGATTCCGCGCCGCCGCTCACCGACGCCCAGGCGCAGGCGACGAAGGAGATCGGCGCGCGCATCGCCCTCCAGGACGGTTCGGTGACGCTGCTGCACGGCGTGACGGGGTCCGGCAAGACCGAAGTCTATTTGGACCTGGTCGCGCGGACGCTGGCGCAGGATCAAAACGCCCTGATCCTTCTGCCCGAGATCGGCCTGACAACACAGCTCCTGGATCTCTTCAAAGCGCGGTTCGGCGAAGACGATGTCGCCGTGCTGCATTCGGCGCTCTCGCTGGGCGAGCGCTACGACGAGTGGCAGCGCATCAAGAGCGGCGCGGCGCGCGTGGTGCTGGGCGCCCGGTCGGCGGTGTTCGCCCCCGTGGCGCGGCTCGGCCTGATCGTTCTCGACGAAGAGCACGACGGCTCCTACAAACAAGACTCCTCACCGCGCTACCACGCCCGCGACGCCGCCCTGCGGCGCGCCGACCGCTCCGGCGCCGTGGTGGTCCTGGGAAGCGCGACGCCGTCCCTGGAAAGCTTTTATCGCGCGAAGATGGGACGTTACCATCTCGTGACACTTTCCGAACGGATCAGCAACCGCCCGCTTCCGCCGGTTCATATTGTCGATCTGCGGGAAGAATTTCGTAAGAAGCCAGAAAAACGCAAGCCCGCCGCGGCGCCCGGCGCCGGCGCGGCCGAGGAAGAAGCGCCCTCGCCGGCACGCTCGATCTTCAGCGTCGCTCTGATGGACGCGATCACGGATCGCTTGGAGCGCCAGGAGCAGACGATCCTGTTTCTGAACCGGCGCGGCTTCGCGACGTTTTTGCTGTGCCGCGACTGCGGCCACACGCCGGTCTGCCCGCATTGCGATGTTTCGCTGACCTATCACCATGGAGCGCGCCTGCTCCAGTGTCACCACTGCGACTTCCGCGCGTCCGCCCCGGCCGGCTGCCCGATGTGCGGCGGCCTGCGTATCCGGCCCTTCGGACTGGGGACGGAGAAGGTGGAGGACGCCGTTCATCAGGCGTTCCCGGAGGCGCGCACGCTGCGCATGGACCGCGACACCATGGCGCGCAAAGGCGCGCACGCCGAAACCCTGCGCGCCTTCCGCCGGGGCGAGGCGGATATCTTGATCGGCACGCAGATCGTGGCGAAGGGACTGGACTTCCCCAATGTCACGCTGGTGGGAGTGGTCAGCGCCGATACGGCGCTCAATGTGCCGGACTTCCGCTCGGGAGAGCGGGCTTTTCAGCTGCTGACCCAAGTCGCGGGACGCGCGGGACGCGGCGGACGGCCCGGCGAAGTCTTCGTCCAGACCTTCAGCCCCGACCACGCCAGCGTGCTGCGCGCCGCCGAGCACGATTACTTGAACTTCTACGCCGAGGAGATCGAAACGCGGCAGGAGCTGAGCTATCCGCCGTTTTCACACATGGCGAACCTGGTGATCTCCGACGAGGACGAAACGGCGGCGGCGGGGCGCAGCCAGATCGTCGTGGAGACGCTGCGCCAGGCGATCGAGACGCACGATCTGCCGGTGACGCTGCTCGGGCCGGTCACCTGCCCGCTGTCGCGCCTCCGAAATCGATATCGGTGGCACATCGTGGCGCGCACGCCGAAGAAATCGACGCTGCTGACAGCGCTGCGGGCGATGCTGGAGAGCTTGAGCGCCTCGGACCGTCAGGGTTTGTCCCTTGATATTGATCCGCTCACAATGCTATAA